In one window of Lacticaseibacillus casei DSM 20011 = JCM 1134 = ATCC 393 DNA:
- a CDS encoding type II toxin-antitoxin system RelB/DinJ family antitoxin, protein MAVQEKKRIQVQVDKELADDTEQVLERLGLTQTTAITMLYKRIVATGALPFKPALTENEKATLHFLKSTEDTPVTVFKDAKEVDEWLNEDE, encoded by the coding sequence ATGGCGGTTCAAGAGAAGAAGCGGATACAGGTTCAAGTTGATAAGGAACTAGCCGACGATACTGAGCAGGTCTTGGAGCGGCTCGGATTGACGCAAACGACAGCAATCACAATGTTGTATAAGCGAATTGTTGCTACTGGTGCGCTACCGTTTAAGCCGGCTTTAACCGAGAATGAGAAAGCGACTTTACATTTCCTTAAAAGCACTGAAGATACACCAGTAACAGTTTTCAAGGACGCGAAAGAAGTCGATGAGTGGCTCAATGAAGACGAATGA